A section of the Lepus europaeus isolate LE1 chromosome 10, mLepTim1.pri, whole genome shotgun sequence genome encodes:
- the SYNGR1 gene encoding synaptogyrin-1 isoform X1 produces the protein MEGGAYGAGKAGGAFDPYTLARQPHTILRVVSWVFSIVVFGAIVNEGYLNSPSEGEEFCIYNHNASACSYGVAVGVLAFLTCLLYLALDVYFPQISSVKDRKKAVLSDIGVSAFWAFLWFVGFCFLANQWQVSKPKDNPLNEGTDAARAAIAFSFFSIFTWAGQAVLAFQRYQIGADSALFSQDYMDPSQDSSMPYAPYVEPSSGPDPVGMGGTYQQPANTFDAEPPGYQSQGY, from the exons ATGGAAGGGGGTGCGTACGGAGCGGGCAAGGCCGGGGGCGCCTTCGACCCCTACACCCTGGCCCGGCAGCCGCACACCATCCTGCGCGTCGTGTCGTGG gTGTTCTCCATCGTGGTGTTCGGCGCCATCGTGAACGAGGGCTACCTCAACAGCCCGTCGGAGGGCGAGGAGTTCTGCATCTACAACCACAACGCCAGCGCCTGCAGCTACGGCGTGGCCGTGGGCGTGCTCGCCTTCCTCACCTGCCTGCTCTACCTGGCCCTCGACGTGTATTTCCCGCAGATCAGCAGCGTCAAGGACCGCAAGAAAGCCGTCCTGTCCGACATCGGCGTCTCGG ccTTCTGGGCCTTCCTCTGGTTCGTGGGCTTCTGCTTCTTGGCCAACCAGTGGCAGGTCTCCAAGCCCAAGGACAACCCGCTGAACGAAGGGACTGATGCCGCCAGGGCCGCCATcgccttctccttcttctccatcTTCACTTGG GCGGGCCAGGCCGTGCTGGCCTTCCAGCGGTACCAGATTGGCGCCGACTCGGCCCTCTTCTCCCAGGACTACATGGaccccagccaggactccagcatgCCTTACGCACCCTACGTGGAGCCCAGCAGCGGGCCGGACCCCGTCGGCATGGGCGGCACCTACCAGCAGCCGGCCAACACCTTCGACGCCGAGCCCCCGGGCTACCAGTCGCAGGGCTACTGA
- the SYNGR1 gene encoding synaptogyrin-1 isoform X2, protein MEGGAYGAGKAGGAFDPYTLARQPHTILRVVSWVFSIVVFGAIVNEGYLNSPSEGEEFCIYNHNASACSYGVAVGVLAFLTCLLYLALDVYFPQISSVKDRKKAVLSDIGVSAFWAFLWFVGFCFLANQWQVSKPKDNPLNEGTDAARAAIAFSFFSIFTWDYMDPSQDSSMPYAPYVEPSSGPDPVGMGGTYQQPANTFDAEPPGYQSQGY, encoded by the exons ATGGAAGGGGGTGCGTACGGAGCGGGCAAGGCCGGGGGCGCCTTCGACCCCTACACCCTGGCCCGGCAGCCGCACACCATCCTGCGCGTCGTGTCGTGG gTGTTCTCCATCGTGGTGTTCGGCGCCATCGTGAACGAGGGCTACCTCAACAGCCCGTCGGAGGGCGAGGAGTTCTGCATCTACAACCACAACGCCAGCGCCTGCAGCTACGGCGTGGCCGTGGGCGTGCTCGCCTTCCTCACCTGCCTGCTCTACCTGGCCCTCGACGTGTATTTCCCGCAGATCAGCAGCGTCAAGGACCGCAAGAAAGCCGTCCTGTCCGACATCGGCGTCTCGG ccTTCTGGGCCTTCCTCTGGTTCGTGGGCTTCTGCTTCTTGGCCAACCAGTGGCAGGTCTCCAAGCCCAAGGACAACCCGCTGAACGAAGGGACTGATGCCGCCAGGGCCGCCATcgccttctccttcttctccatcTTCACTTGG GACTACATGGaccccagccaggactccagcatgCCTTACGCACCCTACGTGGAGCCCAGCAGCGGGCCGGACCCCGTCGGCATGGGCGGCACCTACCAGCAGCCGGCCAACACCTTCGACGCCGAGCCCCCGGGCTACCAGTCGCAGGGCTACTGA
- the SYNGR1 gene encoding synaptogyrin-1 isoform X3: MEGGAYGAGKAGGAFDPYTLARQPHTILRVVSWVFSIVVFGAIVNEGYLNSPSEGEEFCIYNHNASACSYGVAVGVLAFLTCLLYLALDVYFPQISSVKDRKKAVLSDIGVSAFWAFLWFVGFCFLANQWQVSKPKDNPLNEGTDAARAAIAFSFFSIFTWSLSAALAVRRFKDLSFQEEYSTLFPASAQP; encoded by the exons ATGGAAGGGGGTGCGTACGGAGCGGGCAAGGCCGGGGGCGCCTTCGACCCCTACACCCTGGCCCGGCAGCCGCACACCATCCTGCGCGTCGTGTCGTGG gTGTTCTCCATCGTGGTGTTCGGCGCCATCGTGAACGAGGGCTACCTCAACAGCCCGTCGGAGGGCGAGGAGTTCTGCATCTACAACCACAACGCCAGCGCCTGCAGCTACGGCGTGGCCGTGGGCGTGCTCGCCTTCCTCACCTGCCTGCTCTACCTGGCCCTCGACGTGTATTTCCCGCAGATCAGCAGCGTCAAGGACCGCAAGAAAGCCGTCCTGTCCGACATCGGCGTCTCGG ccTTCTGGGCCTTCCTCTGGTTCGTGGGCTTCTGCTTCTTGGCCAACCAGTGGCAGGTCTCCAAGCCCAAGGACAACCCGCTGAACGAAGGGACTGATGCCGCCAGGGCCGCCATcgccttctccttcttctccatcTTCACTTGG AGCCTGAGCGCAGCCCTGGCCGTGCGGAGATTCAAGGACCTTAGCTTCCAGGAGGAGTACAGCACGCTGTTCCCCGCCTCGGCGCAGCCCTAG